One segment of Eschrichtius robustus isolate mEscRob2 chromosome 3, mEscRob2.pri, whole genome shotgun sequence DNA contains the following:
- the CDK18 gene encoding cyclin-dependent kinase 18 isoform X1, which produces MNKMKNFKRRFSLSVPRTETIEESLAEFTEQFNQLHNRRNEGLQLRPLDRDPQPESSTFSPADRGEDPGQLSPGMQYRRQNQRRFSMEDISKRLSLPMDIRLPQEFLQKLQLESPDLPKPLTRMSRRASLSDIGFGKLETYVKLDKLGEGTYATVFKGRSKLTENLVALKEIRLEHEEGAPCTAIREVSLLRNLKHANIVTLHDLIHTERSLTLVFEYLDSDLKQYLDHCGNLMSMHNVKIFMFQLLRGLAYCHRRKILHRDLKPQNLLINERGELKLADFGLARAKSVPTKTYSNEVVTLWYRPPDVLLGSTEYSTPIDMWGVGCIHYEMATGRPLFPGSTVKEELHLIFRLLGTPTEETWPGVMALSEFRAYNFPRYLPQPLISHAPRLDTDGINLLTGLLLYESKSRVSAEAALRHPYFRSLGERVHQLEDTASIFSLKEIQLQKDPGYRGLAFQQPGRGKSRRQSIF; this is translated from the exons ATGAACAAAATGAAGAACTTTAAGCGTCGCTTCTCCCTGTCAGTGCCCCGCACCGAGACCATCGAGGAGTCCTTGGCCGAGTTCACAGAGCAGTTCAACCAGCTCCACAACCGGCGCAATGAGG GCCTGCAGCTCCGTCCTCTGGACAGAGACCCCCAGCCAGAGTCCAGCACCTTCTCCCCCGCAGACAGAGGGGAGGACCCCGGGCAGCTGTCCCCTGGCATGCAGTACCGGCGGCAGAACCAGCGCCGCTTCTCCATGGAG GACATCAGTAAGAGGCTCTCTCTGCCCATGGACATCCGTCTGCCCCAGGAATTCCTCCAGAAGCTGCAGCTGGAGAGCCCAGACCTGCCCAAACCTCTCACCCGAATGTCCCGCCGTGCCTCCCTG TCAGATATCGGCTTTGGGAAACTGGAAACATACGTGAAACTGGACAAACTGGGGGAG GGAACCTATGCCACAGTCTTCAAAGGGCGCAGCAAACTGACAGAGAACCTCGTGGCCCTGAAGGAGATCCGGCTGGAGCATGAGGAAGGCGCGCCCTGCACTGCCATCCGAGAGG TGTCTTTACTGAGGAACCTGAAACATGCCAATATTGTGACCCTGCATGACCTCATCCACACGGAGCGCTCCCTCACCCTGGTGTTTGAGTACCTG GACAGTGACCTGAAGCAGTATCTGGACCACTGTGGAAACCTCATGAGCATGCACAACGTCAAG ATTTTCATGTTCCAGCTGCTCCGGGGCCTCGCCTACTGCCACCGCCGCAAGATCCTGCACCGGGACCTGAAACCCCAGAACCTGCTCATCAACGAGAGAGGGGAGCTGAAGCTGGCCGACTTCG GACTGGCCCGGGCCAAGTCAGTGCCCACGAAGACCTACTCCAATGAGGTGGTGACCCTGTGGTACAGGCCCCCCGACGTGCTGCTGGGGTCCACGGAGTACTCCACCCCCATCGATATGTG GGGCGTTGGCTGCATCCATTACGAGATGGCCACAGGGAGGCCCCTATTCCCCGGCTCCACGGTCAAGGAGGAGCTGCACCTCATCTTCCGACTCCTTG GGACCCCCACGGAAGAGACGTGGCCTGGTGTGATGGCCCTGTCCGAGTTCCGAGCCTACAACTTCCCCCGATACCTGCCCCAGCCGCTcatcagtcatgctcccag GTTGGACACTGATGGCATCAACCTCCTGACCGGCCTCCTCCTG TACGAATCCAAGAGTCGCGTGTCAGCAGAGGCGGCCCTGAGGCACCCCTACTTCCGGTCTCTGGGGGAGCGTGTGCACCAGCTCGAAGACA CTGCTTCCATCTTCTCCCTGAAGGAGATCCAGCTCCAGAAGGACCCAGGCTACCGGGGCCTGGCCTTTCAGCAGCCAG GGCGAGGGAAGAGCCGGCGGCAGAGCATCTTCTGA
- the CDK18 gene encoding cyclin-dependent kinase 18 isoform X3 produces MRDISKRLSLPMDIRLPQEFLQKLQLESPDLPKPLTRMSRRASLSDIGFGKLETYVKLDKLGEGTYATVFKGRSKLTENLVALKEIRLEHEEGAPCTAIREVSLLRNLKHANIVTLHDLIHTERSLTLVFEYLDSDLKQYLDHCGNLMSMHNVKIFMFQLLRGLAYCHRRKILHRDLKPQNLLINERGELKLADFGLARAKSVPTKTYSNEVVTLWYRPPDVLLGSTEYSTPIDMWGVGCIHYEMATGRPLFPGSTVKEELHLIFRLLGTPTEETWPGVMALSEFRAYNFPRYLPQPLISHAPRLDTDGINLLTGLLLYESKSRVSAEAALRHPYFRSLGERVHQLEDTASIFSLKEIQLQKDPGYRGLAFQQPGRGKSRRQSIF; encoded by the exons ATGAGG GACATCAGTAAGAGGCTCTCTCTGCCCATGGACATCCGTCTGCCCCAGGAATTCCTCCAGAAGCTGCAGCTGGAGAGCCCAGACCTGCCCAAACCTCTCACCCGAATGTCCCGCCGTGCCTCCCTG TCAGATATCGGCTTTGGGAAACTGGAAACATACGTGAAACTGGACAAACTGGGGGAG GGAACCTATGCCACAGTCTTCAAAGGGCGCAGCAAACTGACAGAGAACCTCGTGGCCCTGAAGGAGATCCGGCTGGAGCATGAGGAAGGCGCGCCCTGCACTGCCATCCGAGAGG TGTCTTTACTGAGGAACCTGAAACATGCCAATATTGTGACCCTGCATGACCTCATCCACACGGAGCGCTCCCTCACCCTGGTGTTTGAGTACCTG GACAGTGACCTGAAGCAGTATCTGGACCACTGTGGAAACCTCATGAGCATGCACAACGTCAAG ATTTTCATGTTCCAGCTGCTCCGGGGCCTCGCCTACTGCCACCGCCGCAAGATCCTGCACCGGGACCTGAAACCCCAGAACCTGCTCATCAACGAGAGAGGGGAGCTGAAGCTGGCCGACTTCG GACTGGCCCGGGCCAAGTCAGTGCCCACGAAGACCTACTCCAATGAGGTGGTGACCCTGTGGTACAGGCCCCCCGACGTGCTGCTGGGGTCCACGGAGTACTCCACCCCCATCGATATGTG GGGCGTTGGCTGCATCCATTACGAGATGGCCACAGGGAGGCCCCTATTCCCCGGCTCCACGGTCAAGGAGGAGCTGCACCTCATCTTCCGACTCCTTG GGACCCCCACGGAAGAGACGTGGCCTGGTGTGATGGCCCTGTCCGAGTTCCGAGCCTACAACTTCCCCCGATACCTGCCCCAGCCGCTcatcagtcatgctcccag GTTGGACACTGATGGCATCAACCTCCTGACCGGCCTCCTCCTG TACGAATCCAAGAGTCGCGTGTCAGCAGAGGCGGCCCTGAGGCACCCCTACTTCCGGTCTCTGGGGGAGCGTGTGCACCAGCTCGAAGACA CTGCTTCCATCTTCTCCCTGAAGGAGATCCAGCTCCAGAAGGACCCAGGCTACCGGGGCCTGGCCTTTCAGCAGCCAG GGCGAGGGAAGAGCCGGCGGCAGAGCATCTTCTGA
- the CDK18 gene encoding cyclin-dependent kinase 18 isoform X2, with protein sequence MNKMKNFKRRFSLSVPRTETIEESLAEFTEQFNQLHNRRNEDRGEDPGQLSPGMQYRRQNQRRFSMEDISKRLSLPMDIRLPQEFLQKLQLESPDLPKPLTRMSRRASLSDIGFGKLETYVKLDKLGEGTYATVFKGRSKLTENLVALKEIRLEHEEGAPCTAIREVSLLRNLKHANIVTLHDLIHTERSLTLVFEYLDSDLKQYLDHCGNLMSMHNVKIFMFQLLRGLAYCHRRKILHRDLKPQNLLINERGELKLADFGLARAKSVPTKTYSNEVVTLWYRPPDVLLGSTEYSTPIDMWGVGCIHYEMATGRPLFPGSTVKEELHLIFRLLGTPTEETWPGVMALSEFRAYNFPRYLPQPLISHAPRLDTDGINLLTGLLLYESKSRVSAEAALRHPYFRSLGERVHQLEDTASIFSLKEIQLQKDPGYRGLAFQQPGRGKSRRQSIF encoded by the exons ATGAACAAAATGAAGAACTTTAAGCGTCGCTTCTCCCTGTCAGTGCCCCGCACCGAGACCATCGAGGAGTCCTTGGCCGAGTTCACAGAGCAGTTCAACCAGCTCCACAACCGGCGCAATGAGG ACAGAGGGGAGGACCCCGGGCAGCTGTCCCCTGGCATGCAGTACCGGCGGCAGAACCAGCGCCGCTTCTCCATGGAG GACATCAGTAAGAGGCTCTCTCTGCCCATGGACATCCGTCTGCCCCAGGAATTCCTCCAGAAGCTGCAGCTGGAGAGCCCAGACCTGCCCAAACCTCTCACCCGAATGTCCCGCCGTGCCTCCCTG TCAGATATCGGCTTTGGGAAACTGGAAACATACGTGAAACTGGACAAACTGGGGGAG GGAACCTATGCCACAGTCTTCAAAGGGCGCAGCAAACTGACAGAGAACCTCGTGGCCCTGAAGGAGATCCGGCTGGAGCATGAGGAAGGCGCGCCCTGCACTGCCATCCGAGAGG TGTCTTTACTGAGGAACCTGAAACATGCCAATATTGTGACCCTGCATGACCTCATCCACACGGAGCGCTCCCTCACCCTGGTGTTTGAGTACCTG GACAGTGACCTGAAGCAGTATCTGGACCACTGTGGAAACCTCATGAGCATGCACAACGTCAAG ATTTTCATGTTCCAGCTGCTCCGGGGCCTCGCCTACTGCCACCGCCGCAAGATCCTGCACCGGGACCTGAAACCCCAGAACCTGCTCATCAACGAGAGAGGGGAGCTGAAGCTGGCCGACTTCG GACTGGCCCGGGCCAAGTCAGTGCCCACGAAGACCTACTCCAATGAGGTGGTGACCCTGTGGTACAGGCCCCCCGACGTGCTGCTGGGGTCCACGGAGTACTCCACCCCCATCGATATGTG GGGCGTTGGCTGCATCCATTACGAGATGGCCACAGGGAGGCCCCTATTCCCCGGCTCCACGGTCAAGGAGGAGCTGCACCTCATCTTCCGACTCCTTG GGACCCCCACGGAAGAGACGTGGCCTGGTGTGATGGCCCTGTCCGAGTTCCGAGCCTACAACTTCCCCCGATACCTGCCCCAGCCGCTcatcagtcatgctcccag GTTGGACACTGATGGCATCAACCTCCTGACCGGCCTCCTCCTG TACGAATCCAAGAGTCGCGTGTCAGCAGAGGCGGCCCTGAGGCACCCCTACTTCCGGTCTCTGGGGGAGCGTGTGCACCAGCTCGAAGACA CTGCTTCCATCTTCTCCCTGAAGGAGATCCAGCTCCAGAAGGACCCAGGCTACCGGGGCCTGGCCTTTCAGCAGCCAG GGCGAGGGAAGAGCCGGCGGCAGAGCATCTTCTGA